The following are encoded in a window of Paenibacillus polymyxa genomic DNA:
- a CDS encoding family 43 glycosylhydrolase, protein MNQSVPINNPVIEQRADPWIYKHSDGYYYFTGSVPEYDRIEVRRASTIQGLSTAEPVAVWHKYETGPLSANIWAPEIHYINDKWYIYFAAARTTETKEGLFDHRMFVLENQSANPLEGEWVEKGQIKTRWETFALDATTFQHNGVLYYVWAQKDPDIVGNSNLYISEMSNPWTLRGEQVMISTPEYDWEVIGFKVNEGAAVLKRNGRIFISYSASATDHNYCMGLLTADENADLLDPKSWTKSPEPVFCTNEETGQFGPGHNSFTVAADGSDVIVYHARNYKEITGDPLYDPNRHTRVQPFNWKEDGTPDFGIPVPDGVSVDK, encoded by the coding sequence ATGAATCAATCTGTACCCATTAATAATCCGGTCATTGAGCAACGGGCAGACCCTTGGATTTACAAGCATAGTGACGGATACTATTATTTCACCGGATCTGTGCCAGAGTATGACCGAATTGAGGTTCGACGAGCAAGTACTATTCAAGGCTTGAGTACAGCAGAGCCTGTCGCAGTGTGGCACAAATATGAAACGGGCCCGTTAAGTGCGAACATTTGGGCACCGGAAATTCATTATATTAACGACAAATGGTACATTTATTTTGCAGCAGCTCGTACAACGGAAACGAAGGAAGGCCTGTTCGACCACCGAATGTTCGTGCTGGAAAATCAATCAGCTAATCCTTTGGAAGGGGAATGGGTGGAAAAAGGACAGATCAAAACCCGTTGGGAGACGTTCGCTCTCGATGCGACAACCTTCCAGCATAATGGGGTTTTGTATTATGTGTGGGCTCAGAAAGACCCGGACATCGTAGGCAACTCCAATCTGTATATTTCAGAAATGAGCAATCCGTGGACGCTGCGCGGTGAGCAGGTTATGATCTCTACACCAGAATATGACTGGGAAGTCATCGGTTTTAAGGTGAATGAAGGAGCAGCGGTTCTGAAACGGAACGGACGGATCTTTATCAGTTATTCAGCTAGCGCCACAGACCACAATTATTGCATGGGCCTGTTGACAGCAGATGAGAATGCGGATTTACTTGATCCGAAATCATGGACGAAATCACCTGAGCCGGTATTCTGCACCAATGAGGAAACAGGACAATTCGGGCCAGGTCATAACAGTTTTACGGTTGCTGCTGACGGTAGCGATGTAATCGTATATCACGCCCGGAATTACAAGGAAATTACAGGCGACCCGCTGTATGACCCGAATCGTCATACACGTGTTCAGCCGTTCAACTGGAAGGAAGATGGAACACCTGACTTTGGTATTCCAGTACCCGATGGCGTTTCTGTTGATAAATAA
- a CDS encoding class I SAM-dependent methyltransferase — MLQSLKAIANYRKENDLAWDTPTWLKLLVSAEERIVNLERIRSIGELKDANPVLDYVERTLLILDGLPLSFWVKELLEDVLVWSETAKGGTVRERLRWQHEGINLFVHNIGSSQLYVRQAQAESPAYPRNSMTRILIETHGLIGQYIRGEIPFAENRLLLEITRKGWLSPEELELVLRALNECIIAGVEPALWDQVRGEVEELIGWIAWDNAPVVWSVKERLKRLRSVSIHAGEPFEQAYAELERELNVEKALAPLENRTLWYVESALQDFSLQELVKVFLLTLRDGTGQEQPATVRHISFESLMNTMYYDYRGVKKINVYKKRMIEKYLSSLSWQDISKGKRKHNPHLSVTVEHKEELPSTVFFNFVFSSAAEKLIDFCIEAEKTPLYDKAVLLLFDLFGLRRDAYDRFHNEETYLTDMNQTVDFKRVILDYVTGTRILDIGPGGGVLLDLIEQERPDSKPLGLDISVNVIEALKRKKQLEHRRWDVIKGDALQLEEYVETESMDTVIFSSILHELYSYIERDGKRFNPQTVEAALRSAYRVLAPGGRIIIRDGIMTEPVEQRRRIRFLEPDGMEWLMRYAQDFAGRPIEIERVGEHEAVLPVNDAMEFLYTYTWGAEAYVHEVQEQFGYFTPSQYEERIRNTLGPQAIIRVSRHYLQEGYAEALSSRVEFMDEQGQRVPLPDSTCLIVIEKPNHRDEATK; from the coding sequence ATGCTGCAATCGTTAAAAGCCATTGCTAATTACAGGAAAGAAAATGATCTGGCCTGGGATACACCGACTTGGCTAAAGCTGCTTGTTTCGGCTGAGGAGCGTATTGTTAATCTGGAACGCATTCGATCCATAGGTGAGTTAAAGGATGCCAATCCTGTACTGGATTACGTGGAGCGTACGTTGCTTATTTTGGACGGACTTCCATTGTCATTCTGGGTTAAAGAGCTACTGGAGGATGTTTTGGTATGGTCTGAGACAGCCAAAGGAGGCACAGTCCGCGAGCGGCTACGTTGGCAGCATGAGGGCATTAATTTATTTGTACATAATATCGGCTCCTCTCAACTGTATGTTAGACAGGCCCAAGCAGAGTCCCCTGCTTACCCGCGCAATAGCATGACCCGAATTCTGATTGAGACGCATGGATTGATTGGGCAATATATACGGGGAGAAATTCCTTTTGCGGAAAATCGACTGCTGCTTGAAATTACTCGTAAGGGCTGGCTGAGCCCTGAGGAACTGGAGCTTGTTTTACGGGCTCTGAACGAATGTATTATCGCCGGGGTAGAACCTGCACTATGGGACCAAGTACGCGGGGAAGTGGAGGAGCTAATCGGTTGGATTGCATGGGACAACGCACCTGTAGTCTGGAGTGTAAAGGAACGATTGAAGAGATTGCGGTCGGTTTCGATACATGCAGGGGAGCCGTTTGAGCAGGCTTACGCCGAGCTGGAGCGGGAGCTGAATGTAGAGAAGGCGCTGGCTCCGCTAGAGAATCGGACACTTTGGTATGTAGAATCCGCTTTGCAGGATTTTTCACTTCAAGAACTGGTCAAGGTATTCTTACTCACACTGAGGGATGGTACAGGACAGGAACAGCCGGCAACGGTACGGCATATCAGTTTTGAATCGCTTATGAATACGATGTATTATGACTATCGTGGTGTTAAGAAAATTAACGTATACAAAAAACGAATGATAGAAAAATACTTAAGCTCACTGTCCTGGCAGGACATTTCAAAGGGAAAACGGAAGCATAATCCTCATTTGAGTGTAACTGTAGAGCATAAAGAGGAGCTGCCAAGTACCGTATTTTTCAATTTTGTATTTTCATCAGCTGCTGAAAAACTGATCGACTTTTGTATTGAGGCAGAAAAGACGCCTCTGTATGACAAAGCAGTTTTGCTGCTGTTTGATCTGTTCGGCTTACGGCGCGATGCTTATGATCGCTTTCACAATGAGGAGACGTACCTTACAGATATGAACCAGACCGTAGATTTCAAAAGGGTCATTTTGGATTATGTGACTGGAACCCGTATATTGGATATTGGACCTGGCGGGGGCGTACTGCTGGATCTGATCGAGCAGGAAAGACCAGACTCGAAGCCGTTGGGGCTTGATATTTCTGTGAATGTGATTGAGGCGCTTAAACGTAAAAAGCAATTGGAGCACCGTCGTTGGGATGTCATCAAAGGTGATGCGCTTCAACTGGAAGAGTATGTGGAAACGGAGAGCATGGATACGGTTATTTTCTCTTCGATTCTTCACGAGTTGTATTCCTACATTGAACGAGATGGAAAAAGGTTCAATCCACAAACAGTGGAGGCTGCTCTGCGAAGCGCCTATCGTGTACTTGCACCCGGCGGGCGTATCATCATTCGTGACGGTATTATGACCGAACCAGTAGAGCAGCGCAGACGCATTCGATTCTTGGAGCCGGATGGAATGGAATGGCTGATGCGGTATGCGCAAGATTTTGCGGGCCGCCCCATTGAAATAGAGCGCGTAGGTGAGCATGAGGCTGTTTTGCCAGTAAACGATGCGATGGAATTTCTATACACCTATACATGGGGGGCGGAAGCCTATGTACATGAAGTGCAGGAGCAGTTTGGTTATTTTACCCCGTCACAGTATGAAGAGCGTATTCGTAACACACTTGGACCACAAGCGATTATCAGGGTGAGCCGCCACTATTTACAGGAGGGCTATGCCGAGGCGCTGTCCAGCCGTGTTGAGTTCATGGATGAGCAGGGCCAGCGGGTTCCTTTGCCAGACAGCACCTGTCTGATCGTGATTGAGAAGCCAAATCATAGGGATGAAGCAACTAAATGA
- a CDS encoding GrpB family protein, with protein sequence MSKQVVISEYNSQWVVEYTREREKMIEALGDVCVGVEHIGSTSVPGLGAKAIIDIMVGVEDLAIIQSEQRQRLLGIEYEYVHKPDFPERAFFRRGEWGAGTHHLHIYKYKDERWENHLLFRDYLKAHPDSLRAYDTLKKDLAHQFKHDRAAYTEAKGPFIRQVVERAKLERYRQGQMNS encoded by the coding sequence ATGTCCAAGCAGGTAGTGATATCCGAATATAATTCGCAGTGGGTAGTTGAGTATACACGAGAACGAGAAAAAATGATAGAGGCCCTCGGAGACGTATGTGTCGGCGTAGAGCATATTGGCAGTACATCCGTTCCTGGTCTGGGAGCCAAGGCTATTATCGACATTATGGTTGGAGTAGAAGATTTGGCTATTATTCAATCCGAACAGCGACAGCGTTTACTAGGTATTGAATATGAATATGTACATAAGCCTGATTTTCCAGAGAGAGCTTTCTTTCGCCGTGGAGAATGGGGAGCTGGGACTCATCACTTGCATATTTACAAGTATAAAGATGAGCGTTGGGAAAACCATCTATTGTTCAGAGATTACTTAAAAGCGCATCCTGATAGCCTGCGAGCGTATGATACTTTAAAAAAAGATTTGGCGCATCAATTCAAACATGACCGTGCAGCGTATACCGAAGCCAAAGGACCATTCATTCGGCAGGTGGTTGAGCGGGCGAAGCTTGAAAGATATAGGCAGGGACAGATGAATTCTTAG
- a CDS encoding VOC family protein, which yields MSKRLIPYITMDGNAKEAIEFYKEALDAQLLFIQTFGEMPENPDFPIPAEVKERVGHATLKVGETELMFSDTFPGSPFSSGNQVSICITTDSVEQAQKMFDALQQGGQVGMPLQETHFSPAYGNVTDKFGVTFQMFTEAQS from the coding sequence ATGTCCAAACGTTTGATTCCTTACATCACGATGGATGGAAATGCAAAAGAAGCAATCGAATTTTATAAAGAGGCATTGGATGCTCAACTGCTTTTTATTCAAACCTTTGGGGAAATGCCGGAAAACCCCGATTTTCCCATTCCCGCAGAGGTCAAGGAACGTGTGGGACATGCTACCCTTAAAGTGGGTGAGACAGAGCTCATGTTTTCTGATACCTTTCCCGGATCACCGTTTAGCAGTGGGAATCAGGTGAGCATCTGTATTACAACCGATAGTGTGGAGCAAGCTCAAAAAATGTTTGATGCTCTACAGCAAGGAGGACAGGTGGGAATGCCTTTGCAGGAAACCCATTTTAGTCCAGCTTATGGGAATGTAACAGACAAGTTTGGTGTCACCTTTCAAATGTTCACAGAGGCTCAGTCTTAA
- a CDS encoding GNAT family N-acetyltransferase: MKPFEYTSTLPRKKDFFSLYETTGWNSNGIYTPEILYRAICNSWYVITVYENDHLVGFGRILSDGVYQTFICDLIVHPDYQNKGMGRVILTQLLEKCKSSGIRWVQLSSAKDKRSFYKKFGFQERPADAPGMQLFFE, from the coding sequence TTGAAGCCATTTGAATATACGAGCACACTTCCACGTAAAAAAGATTTCTTTTCACTCTATGAAACCACAGGTTGGAACAGCAATGGAATCTATACTCCGGAAATACTCTACCGTGCGATTTGTAATAGCTGGTATGTGATTACTGTCTATGAGAACGATCATTTAGTTGGGTTTGGTCGTATTCTTTCAGATGGAGTCTACCAAACTTTCATTTGTGATTTAATTGTTCATCCTGATTATCAAAACAAGGGGATGGGACGAGTGATTTTAACTCAGCTTCTCGAAAAGTGTAAATCAAGCGGAATCAGGTGGGTCCAGTTATCGAGTGCAAAAGATAAGCGGAGCTTCTATAAAAAATTTGGTTTTCAAGAAAGACCTGCTGACGCACCAGGGATGCAGCTATTCTTTGAATAA
- the nrdF gene encoding class 1b ribonucleoside-diphosphate reductase subunit beta, giving the protein MTGIQAVNWNRSDDDFTLMFWNQNIMQFWTDDEIPLSDDKMSWVTLSDIEKEAYMKVLGGLTLLDTIQGGVGMPQIMEHVDGLQRKAVLSFMAMMEQIHAKSYSSIFTTLASTEEIDGVFRWVEENPHLQTKAETIRQYYMNIHTPKDLYLAMAASVLLESYLFYSGFFYPLYLAGQGKLTCSGEIIDLILRDESIHGVYVGVLAQEIYAKLDEEEQRDLYQTLVGLLRYLHNNEEQYTEQIYTPIGLVDDVKVFLRYNANKAMMNLGFDPLFEEEEVNPIVFNGISTHTKQHDFFSKKGNGYVRAMNVEPLTDDDFNFGV; this is encoded by the coding sequence ATGACAGGTATACAAGCTGTAAACTGGAATCGCTCGGACGATGATTTCACACTGATGTTCTGGAACCAGAACATTATGCAATTTTGGACGGATGATGAAATCCCGTTGTCTGACGATAAAATGTCCTGGGTAACCCTCAGTGATATCGAAAAAGAAGCCTACATGAAGGTGCTGGGCGGATTGACGCTACTGGATACCATTCAAGGCGGCGTGGGTATGCCGCAAATTATGGAGCATGTGGACGGACTGCAACGCAAAGCCGTACTAAGCTTTATGGCGATGATGGAACAAATTCATGCCAAGTCGTACAGTAGCATCTTTACAACGCTAGCTTCCACGGAAGAAATTGACGGTGTATTCCGCTGGGTGGAAGAAAATCCACATCTCCAAACCAAGGCAGAAACCATTCGTCAGTATTATATGAATATCCACACACCGAAAGACCTGTATCTCGCGATGGCAGCGTCGGTGCTGTTAGAAAGCTATTTATTTTATAGCGGCTTCTTCTACCCTCTTTATCTGGCGGGCCAGGGCAAGTTGACATGCAGTGGGGAAATTATCGATTTGATCCTACGGGACGAAAGTATTCACGGTGTGTACGTAGGTGTACTGGCACAGGAGATTTATGCAAAATTGGATGAGGAAGAACAACGTGATCTTTATCAGACACTGGTAGGCTTGTTGCGCTACTTGCACAATAACGAGGAACAATACACCGAGCAAATTTACACTCCTATTGGACTCGTAGACGATGTGAAAGTCTTTTTGCGCTACAACGCCAACAAGGCCATGATGAACTTGGGCTTTGATCCACTGTTTGAAGAAGAGGAAGTTAATCCCATTGTATTCAACGGCATCAGCACTCACACTAAGCAGCATGATTTCTTTTCTAAAAAAGGAAACGGCTATGTGCGGGCGATGAATGTAGAGCCGCTGACAGATGATGATTTTAATTTTGGCGTCTAA
- the nrdE gene encoding class 1b ribonucleoside-diphosphate reductase subunit alpha has protein sequence MRHIELNNMLMKRDTDGFFQLEKDQEAVAEFMKEVQERSLKFADTAAQVLYMIENDYYENFYNSYTADEINDIFHITHSYNFKFPSYMAASKFYTDYAMKSNDRKVYLEHYPDRVAAVALHLGRGNADTARLLSRSMMEQRLQPATPTFLNAGKSRRGELVSCFLLEMDDSLNSINYVLNTCMQLSKIGGGVAVNLSKLRARGEAIKGVEGAAKGIMPVLKLMEDGFSYADQMGQRKGSGAAYYNIFGWDVLEFLDSKKINADERVRLKTLSIGLLVPNRFYKLAQDNEPLHVFAPYSVFKAYGTHLDDMDLDEMYDTLLADDRVKKKIAMSARDMLTKIAMIQLESGYPYIMNKSNANQAHALKNVGQVKMSNLCTEIFQLQETSEITDYGQQDTIRRDVSCNLASLNIVNVMEHGKIRESVHEGMIALTSVSDMTQVANAPGVAKANREMHSVGLGVMNLHGYLAKNKIAYESNEAKDFVRTFFMTMNYHSIEKSMEIAKAAGQSFYGFEESDYATGVYFDRYLNTDYRPTTARVQELFKDIYVPTSADWDKLKADVMKNGLYHAYRMAIAPTASISYIQNATSSVMPIVEQIETRTYANSTTYYPMPYLQKDNVFFYKSAYQMDQFKVLDLIAEIQPHVDQGISTVLHVNSDVTTRQLARCYLYAAHKGLKSLYYTRTKKLSVEECLTCSI, from the coding sequence TTGCGGCATATTGAATTGAACAACATGTTGATGAAACGCGATACAGACGGCTTTTTCCAATTGGAAAAAGACCAAGAGGCTGTAGCAGAGTTTATGAAGGAAGTTCAGGAACGGAGTTTGAAGTTTGCTGACACAGCCGCTCAAGTGCTGTATATGATTGAGAATGATTATTACGAAAATTTCTATAACAGCTACACGGCTGACGAAATTAATGATATTTTCCATATCACTCATAGCTATAATTTTAAATTTCCTTCCTATATGGCAGCATCCAAGTTTTACACCGACTATGCAATGAAGAGTAACGACCGGAAAGTCTATCTGGAACATTACCCTGACCGGGTTGCTGCTGTCGCGCTGCATTTAGGACGCGGTAACGCCGATACGGCACGCCTGTTGTCCCGCTCGATGATGGAGCAACGCCTCCAGCCAGCAACACCAACCTTCCTGAATGCAGGCAAAAGCCGCCGTGGGGAATTGGTATCCTGCTTCCTGCTCGAAATGGACGACTCCCTGAACTCAATCAACTATGTGCTGAACACCTGCATGCAGTTGTCCAAAATCGGGGGCGGTGTTGCGGTCAACCTGTCGAAACTGCGGGCACGCGGCGAAGCGATTAAAGGCGTAGAAGGCGCAGCAAAAGGCATTATGCCTGTGCTGAAGCTGATGGAAGACGGTTTCTCCTATGCGGATCAAATGGGGCAACGTAAAGGCTCTGGGGCAGCCTATTACAACATTTTCGGATGGGACGTGCTTGAGTTCCTGGATAGCAAAAAGATCAATGCTGACGAAAGAGTACGTCTCAAGACACTTTCTATTGGATTGCTGGTGCCAAACCGCTTTTACAAGCTGGCTCAAGATAATGAACCGCTGCATGTATTTGCTCCTTACAGTGTGTTCAAAGCCTATGGAACGCATCTGGACGACATGGATTTGGATGAAATGTACGATACGTTGCTCGCTGACGATCGGGTGAAGAAAAAAATAGCGATGAGCGCACGTGACATGCTGACGAAAATTGCCATGATTCAGTTGGAGTCTGGTTATCCATATATCATGAACAAAAGTAACGCGAACCAGGCACATGCTCTTAAAAACGTGGGTCAAGTCAAGATGTCGAACCTATGCACGGAAATCTTCCAGTTGCAGGAAACTTCCGAAATTACAGATTACGGCCAACAGGATACCATCCGCCGGGACGTGAGCTGTAATCTAGCTTCTCTGAACATTGTAAATGTGATGGAACATGGCAAAATCCGCGAATCCGTTCACGAGGGTATGATTGCTCTCACCTCGGTCAGCGATATGACCCAAGTAGCTAATGCACCGGGTGTTGCGAAAGCAAACCGTGAAATGCACTCCGTTGGACTGGGTGTTATGAATCTGCACGGCTATCTTGCCAAGAACAAAATTGCGTATGAAAGCAATGAAGCGAAGGACTTTGTCCGTACCTTCTTCATGACGATGAACTATCATTCCATTGAAAAAAGTATGGAAATCGCTAAAGCAGCTGGACAAAGCTTTTATGGATTTGAGGAATCGGATTATGCGACAGGCGTATATTTTGACCGATACCTGAACACAGATTATCGTCCAACAACTGCACGTGTACAAGAGTTGTTCAAAGACATCTATGTTCCGACTTCAGCGGACTGGGACAAATTAAAAGCAGATGTGATGAAAAATGGTCTGTACCACGCCTATCGTATGGCGATTGCGCCGACTGCTAGCATTTCGTACATTCAAAATGCAACATCCAGCGTCATGCCGATTGTTGAGCAGATTGAAACCCGTACCTATGCCAATTCGACGACCTACTATCCAATGCCTTATTTACAAAAGGATAACGTGTTCTTCTATAAATCTGCTTATCAAATGGACCAGTTCAAAGTGCTTGATCTGATTGCAGAAATCCAGCCACACGTGGACCAAGGAATTTCGACCGTGCTTCATGTGAACAGTGACGTGACTACGCGTCAGTTAGCACGTTGCTATCTGTACGCTGCACACAAAGGACTTAAATCATTATACTACACACGCACCAAAAAGCTGTCTGTGGAAGAGTGCCTCACCTGCTCCATCTAA
- the nrdI gene encoding class Ib ribonucleoside-diphosphate reductase assembly flavoprotein NrdI: MLIAYDSKTGNVKRFINKLKLPAVQIEEQMTIEEPYVLITYTTGFGQIPERVSSFLKKNAQNLVGVAASGNRNWGEKFAKSADLIADHYNVPVISKFELSGTFGDVERFKQEVSRVAAY, encoded by the coding sequence ATGCTGATTGCATATGATTCGAAGACCGGCAATGTAAAAAGATTTATAAACAAGCTCAAGCTTCCAGCGGTTCAGATCGAGGAGCAAATGACTATAGAAGAACCTTACGTACTTATTACATATACAACCGGGTTTGGGCAGATACCTGAGAGGGTATCTTCCTTTTTGAAAAAGAATGCTCAAAACCTTGTTGGTGTAGCTGCAAGCGGCAACCGTAACTGGGGTGAGAAATTTGCCAAAAGTGCGGATTTGATTGCCGATCATTATAATGTCCCCGTGATTAGTAAATTTGAATTATCTGGAACGTTCGGAGATGTAGAGCGTTTTAAACAGGAGGTGAGCCGAGTTGCGGCATATTGA
- a CDS encoding DUF2500 domain-containing protein: protein MGSDFMEFQSFNMIFFIVFGLIAFVMIMGIVKTIGAGLSNQAAERVQRSCKVVDKRTRVRGGSGDFSASTYYYITFEFDGGERMELEVKDTDFGMIVIGDRGELHYKGTRFLEFVRVMEA from the coding sequence ATGGGAAGTGATTTTATGGAATTTCAATCGTTTAATATGATCTTTTTTATCGTATTTGGACTCATTGCTTTTGTAATGATTATGGGAATTGTCAAAACGATAGGAGCGGGCCTGTCCAATCAAGCAGCTGAACGGGTACAACGTTCATGTAAGGTTGTGGATAAACGGACGAGAGTGCGTGGGGGATCAGGCGATTTTTCAGCTTCGACATATTATTATATCACCTTTGAGTTTGACGGGGGTGAGCGTATGGAGCTGGAGGTGAAGGATACAGACTTTGGTATGATTGTGATCGGGGATCGTGGGGAGCTTCATTATAAAGGTACACGTTTTCTGGAGTTTGTGAGAGTAATGGAAGCGTAA
- a CDS encoding GNAT family N-acetyltransferase, whose protein sequence is MPHIIGKRIVLREYRQEDIPAIRKWVNDPEITRGLSDVFIYPHSQVNSESFVQMMIDGNPEIKGFVIAHKDTLDYIGQLDLFKINWVNRHATLGVVIGRDGDLGKGYGREAIRLLQKFAFHTLNLHRLELEVYAFNERAHRCYLACGFKEEGRLREKLFREGQYYDIIQMGILRSEYKAAEQATES, encoded by the coding sequence ATGCCGCATATCATTGGAAAACGAATAGTATTGAGAGAATACCGTCAAGAAGATATACCAGCTATCCGAAAATGGGTCAATGACCCGGAAATCACACGTGGTTTAAGCGACGTGTTTATCTACCCGCATTCACAGGTGAATAGCGAATCCTTTGTGCAGATGATGATTGACGGCAACCCCGAGATCAAAGGTTTTGTCATTGCGCATAAAGACACACTTGACTATATCGGACAACTGGATTTATTCAAAATCAACTGGGTGAATCGGCACGCCACCCTTGGTGTTGTGATCGGGCGTGACGGCGATCTGGGCAAAGGTTACGGACGGGAAGCGATCCGGTTGTTACAAAAATTCGCATTTCATACGCTGAATCTGCATCGGCTGGAGTTGGAGGTCTATGCGTTCAATGAACGTGCACACCGTTGCTATCTGGCCTGCGGCTTCAAGGAAGAAGGTCGGCTGCGGGAAAAGCTATTCAGGGAAGGGCAATACTATGACATTATTCAGATGGGGATTTTGCGAAGTGAATATAAGGCTGCAGAGCAAGCGACGGAGTCCTGA